A single Lolium perenne isolate Kyuss_39 chromosome 6, Kyuss_2.0, whole genome shotgun sequence DNA region contains:
- the LOC127308717 gene encoding uncharacterized protein, with translation MAASPCSRPSSSAAPPLDVDDLLSEILIRLAPQPSSLPRASLVCSRWRRLLSDRGFRRRFRLHHRRSPPLLGCFVTTFDDLYFEPTMDPPDRVPRDRFSLESLRGGTFLLLECRHGLALILYRNQLQVLVLDPINGSQHRIAFPPGFDTVKARIHIHGAVLRAAADAQHFQVVLVGVEENDLQPQLARVFACVYSSETGGGGGWGDLISIPLPPVPLQGVPAMIYMAIPSVLVGDSLYWLLPGNFFQIIEFDLGKQSLAVTGVPVDMYGGTSYQCSLMRADDGGLGFIFLSDWSAQLWKRKTGCDGAASWELLRRTIELDKLLSLNLRREKVSGIVGFAEENNVLFLSTALGVFMIQLDSLQFKKISETNSFCVYHPFESVYTADMEIGGDHNGAELLHST, from the exons ATGGCGGCCAGCCCCTGCAGCCGCCCTAGCTCGTCGGCGGCGCCGCCGCTGGACGTCGACGACCTCCTCTCCGAGATCCTCATCCGCCTCGCCCCGCAGCCGTCCTCCCTCCCCCGCGCCTCCCTCGTCTGCAGCCGCTGGCGCCGCCTCCTCTCCGACCGCGGATTCCGCCGCCGCTTccgcctccaccaccgccgcagccCACCCCTCCTCGGCTGCTTCGTCACAACCTTCGACGACCTATACTTCGAGCCCACCATGGATCCCCCCGACCGTGTCCCGCGCGACCGCTTCTCCCTGGAGTCCCTGCGCGGCGGCACCTTCCTCCTCCTCGAATGCCGCCACGGCCTTGCGCTCATCTTGTACCGAAACCAGCTCCAGGTCCTAGTGCTGGACCCCATCAACGGCTCCCAGCACCGCATCGCCTTTCCCCCCGGGTTCGACACCGTGAAGGCCCGGATCCACATCCATGGGGCGGTTCTTCGCGCGGCCGCAGACGCCCAACACTTCCAAGTGGTCTTGGTAGGTGTGGAGGAGAACGACCTTCAGCCTCAACTTGCCCGAGTGTTTGCCTGCGTTTACTCGTCAgagaccggcggcggcggcggctggggtGATCTCATCTCAATACCGCTTCCACCCGTGCCGCTGCAAGGAGTCCCCGCCATGATTTACATGGCCATCCCCAGTGTGCTGGTTGGGGATTCCCTCTACTGGCTGCTTCCTGGGAATTTCTTTCAGATTATTGAGTTTGATCTGGGGAAGCAGAGCCTAGCTGTGACAGGGGTGCCGGTGGATATGTATGGCGGGACAAGTTACCAGTGCTCTCTCATGCGGGCAGACGATGGCGGCCTTGGATTCATCTTTCTGTCAGACTGGAGCGCACAATTGTGGAAGAGGAAGACCGGTTGTGATGGCGCTGCGTCATGGGAACTACTACGAAGAACTATTGAACTGGACAAGCTCCTTTCCCTGAATCTACGTAGAGAGAAGGTGTCCGGGATTGTAGGATTTGCTGAAGAAAATAATGTGCTGTTCCTGTCGACGGCTCTTGGTGTCTTCATGATCCAGCTCGATTCATTGCAGTTCAAGAAGATTTCGGAAACCAACAGCTTCTGTGTCTATCATCCATTTGAAAGTGTCTATACGGCAG ATATGGAAATTGGTGGTGATCATAATGGAGCTGAACTTCTGCACAGTACCTAA